One genomic region from Tautonia marina encodes:
- a CDS encoding serine/threonine-protein kinase has translation MGTVYRAEQSEPVRRQVALKLIKPGMDSKQVIARFEAERQALALMDHPGIARVLDAGTTEGGRPYFAMELVQGEPIDAYCDSRHLPIKDRLELFVAVCKAVQHAHQKGIIHRDLKPSNILVTDYDGRAEPKVIDFGIAKAVGPALTESTLATQVGQVVGTLEFMSPEQARLDELDIDTRSDIYSLGVVLYELLVGEMPFDRQRFRSASFHERLRIIREDEPPRPSTRLRAIASLPAAAADRSIEPSRLGPLLLGELDWIAMKALEKDRSRRYETANGLAADIERYLNDEPIAARPHTPGYRFRIFARRNRPALAATATVLFSLIVGLVGTAWQAVRATRAEHDARAAEQLAQSRFEDEQRARLRAQRAEATAEREAERARNEAAIAQAVNDFINEDLLALADPNLEPDRDIKLRTVLDRAAEQVWTRFEGQPLVEAALHHTLSNTYLGLAEKDKAERHCLRALELHKRERVAGGCGPGVEGIDLSPSITSAPSSGTTCSSTANTPSTEA, from the coding sequence ATGGGCACGGTCTACCGGGCCGAGCAGTCCGAGCCGGTCCGTCGGCAGGTCGCCCTGAAGCTCATCAAGCCAGGGATGGACTCGAAGCAGGTTATCGCCCGCTTCGAGGCCGAGCGGCAGGCTCTGGCCCTGATGGACCACCCCGGCATCGCCCGCGTGCTCGACGCGGGGACCACCGAGGGTGGCCGGCCCTACTTCGCCATGGAATTGGTCCAGGGCGAGCCGATCGACGCCTACTGCGACTCACGTCACCTGCCGATCAAGGATCGGCTCGAGCTGTTCGTCGCCGTCTGCAAGGCCGTGCAGCATGCCCACCAGAAGGGGATCATCCACCGGGACCTCAAGCCGAGCAACATCCTCGTCACCGACTATGACGGCCGGGCAGAGCCCAAGGTGATCGACTTCGGTATCGCCAAGGCGGTCGGCCCGGCGCTGACGGAGTCGACGCTGGCCACGCAGGTCGGGCAGGTCGTCGGCACGCTCGAGTTCATGAGCCCCGAACAGGCCCGGCTCGACGAGCTCGACATCGACACGCGCAGCGACATCTACTCCCTGGGCGTGGTCCTCTACGAGCTGCTCGTCGGCGAGATGCCGTTTGACCGTCAGCGGTTCCGCTCGGCTTCCTTCCACGAGCGGCTCCGCATCATCCGGGAGGACGAGCCTCCCCGCCCCAGCACCCGGCTCCGCGCCATCGCGTCGCTCCCCGCCGCGGCCGCCGACCGTTCGATCGAGCCGAGCCGCCTCGGCCCGCTGCTGCTCGGTGAGCTGGACTGGATTGCGATGAAGGCGCTTGAGAAGGACCGCTCCCGCCGCTACGAGACGGCCAACGGCCTCGCCGCCGACATCGAGCGCTACCTGAACGACGAGCCCATCGCCGCCCGTCCTCACACACCCGGCTACCGCTTCCGCATCTTCGCCCGCCGCAACCGCCCCGCCCTCGCCGCGACCGCTACGGTCCTCTTCTCGCTGATCGTCGGCCTCGTCGGCACCGCCTGGCAGGCCGTTCGCGCCACCCGGGCCGAGCACGATGCCCGGGCGGCCGAGCAACTCGCCCAATCCCGGTTTGAGGATGAGCAGCGTGCCCGCCTCCGCGCCCAGCGGGCCGAGGCCACCGCCGAGCGGGAAGCCGAACGCGCCCGGAACGAGGCGGCGATTGCCCAGGCCGTCAACGACTTCATCAATGAGGATCTTCTCGCTCTGGCTGATCCCAATCTCGAACCCGATCGGGACATCAAGTTACGCACAGTGCTCGATCGCGCAGCGGAACAGGTGTGGACACGCTTTGAGGGTCAACCCCTCGTGGAAGCTGCTCTGCATCACACCCTCAGCAACACGTACCTCGGCCTCGCCGAGAAGGACAAGGCTGAGCGGCATTGCCTTCGCGCCCTCGAACTCCACAAACGCGAGCGGGTCGCGGGCGGATGCGGGCCGGGGGTCGAGGGGATCGACCTCTCCCCGTCGATCACGTCAGCCCCATCGAGTGGGACCACGTGCTCCTCTACGGCCAATACGCCATCGACCGAAGCCTGA
- a CDS encoding WD40 repeat domain-containing serine/threonine protein kinase has translation MTDDHSEDQPTEGDQHHDAPLPDWLAEADLHEIFLHGETLPDDWPATGDLELEQLADLLHLLDQAQQPPVSFPETAVEGSWIGGRSTGDSGGFPPLGRFVIERELGRGGFGVVYRAYDPEMDRTVALKLPRADALVTSDTRRRFLREARIAARLDHPHLVPVFEAGQIGPICYIASAYCEGPNLGRWLREQPRPLEPLLAARLARVLAEAVAHIHARGLVHCDLKPGNVLVEPPRAPSGDPVLRLTDFGLARLLDSAPSASTAARPMGTPPYIAPELIEARPDAAGPPADLYGLGAILFELLIGRPPHQAETPLKLMQAVLATPPDSLRKQRPEIPRDLEAVCLCCLEKRPEARYASALDLADDLGRVLLVKPTQARPLGRVHRAARWTTRHPAGAALIGLGLVLLVLSLGSAIALSRSNMRLEHAQAETKRVLEGERRLRYVATLALAQEDARQGRIEQAQQRLLQLVPASGEADLRDFAWHFLDRQLRVDRTVMGVLPGLVEHVAVGPRGDLLANTRGLVQWWRVELRSGDRPRIRELPPPKIGGLYTWAVGPISPNGSLAVLNVDDRLLDDLDQWRAIASPPLDVEPKPVPERREAIALLSLTDGRVELVEVEDLELSIPGAFSPDGSTLVVSRRAEGQGVPLIESRQVTLAPGQRLSLVLVREARALFVRPDGRCIATLQPAVGQSAGEQPRDLVIFDLSRAEALHRVPLAEGAYLAVSPSSHGPIVTTASGNLEFRDVNSGTVNRVVSLSEEPVNGVVVSGDGTRLLATDETRQAALIDSDTGTVSQAITWLPSPVTAAGFLPGRPDLVLGLGNGQVLLWHPRPLSEPPQPKGHDDEVWDVAFSDDGRLLASFGGDGLVKLWDRQTGAILKELEGHDGWSSCLAMAPGSRRLASADFLGRVLTWDLNTGRIAQEFQGHDARVRDLAFSPDGKPLAAGGDLGEVVLWDARTGAEKARLSGAGAKVRSLAFRPDGRVLAVADDVARVQLWEVRGHRRIGSFAAGSITSASSAVTCVAFSPDGQTLAGGDNLGSVILWDATSGREVVRRSLLHAEEVSDITFSPDGRLLATAGQDGVVALLDVATGEAHLAFTDHQGGVNAVAFSPDGRTLASASHDGSVRLWWAGPGEPLD, from the coding sequence GTGACGGACGATCACTCCGAGGACCAGCCGACTGAGGGCGATCAACACCACGACGCACCGCTTCCAGATTGGCTGGCCGAAGCCGATTTGCATGAGATTTTCCTCCACGGCGAGACCCTCCCCGACGACTGGCCAGCGACGGGCGATCTCGAACTGGAGCAGCTTGCTGATCTGCTCCACCTGCTGGATCAAGCCCAGCAGCCCCCGGTGTCGTTTCCAGAGACCGCGGTTGAAGGTTCCTGGATAGGAGGGCGTTCCACGGGCGACTCGGGCGGATTCCCTCCCCTGGGCCGATTTGTCATCGAGCGAGAACTGGGCCGCGGCGGGTTCGGCGTTGTCTATCGCGCCTACGACCCGGAAATGGACCGAACCGTCGCCCTGAAGCTCCCCCGTGCCGACGCCCTGGTCACCTCCGACACCCGCCGCCGTTTCCTGCGCGAGGCCCGCATCGCTGCCCGGCTGGACCATCCCCATCTGGTGCCCGTCTTCGAAGCCGGTCAGATCGGCCCCATCTGCTACATTGCCAGCGCCTACTGCGAGGGACCGAATCTGGGGCGATGGCTCCGCGAGCAGCCCAGGCCCCTCGAACCGCTTCTGGCGGCCCGGCTGGCCCGAGTGCTGGCCGAGGCCGTTGCTCACATTCACGCTCGGGGCCTTGTGCATTGCGACCTCAAGCCCGGAAATGTCCTGGTCGAGCCTCCCCGCGCTCCCAGCGGCGACCCGGTGCTTCGGCTCACCGATTTCGGTCTGGCCCGCCTGCTCGATTCCGCTCCCAGCGCCTCGACCGCCGCGAGGCCCATGGGGACGCCCCCTTACATAGCCCCCGAGTTGATCGAGGCCCGGCCCGACGCCGCCGGTCCCCCGGCCGATCTTTATGGTCTGGGAGCCATCCTGTTCGAACTGCTCATCGGTCGGCCTCCCCATCAGGCCGAGACCCCATTGAAGCTGATGCAAGCGGTTCTCGCCACGCCCCCGGACTCCCTCCGGAAGCAACGCCCGGAGATCCCCCGCGACTTGGAGGCCGTCTGTCTTTGTTGTCTGGAGAAGCGCCCCGAGGCTCGATACGCTTCGGCGCTCGACCTGGCCGACGACCTCGGGCGCGTGCTGCTGGTCAAGCCGACCCAGGCTCGGCCGTTGGGTCGCGTGCATCGAGCCGCTCGATGGACAACCCGACACCCGGCCGGGGCGGCGCTGATCGGCCTGGGATTGGTTCTACTTGTGCTCAGCCTTGGTTCGGCAATCGCGTTATCTCGGTCGAACATGCGGCTGGAACACGCACAGGCCGAGACGAAACGGGTCCTGGAAGGGGAGCGGCGGTTGCGATATGTGGCTACGCTCGCCCTGGCTCAGGAAGACGCTCGCCAAGGTCGGATTGAACAGGCTCAGCAACGGCTCCTGCAACTTGTCCCCGCCTCCGGAGAGGCCGATCTCCGTGACTTTGCCTGGCATTTCCTCGATCGCCAACTTCGTGTCGATCGCACGGTGATGGGCGTCCTGCCCGGTCTGGTCGAGCACGTCGCCGTTGGGCCCCGAGGCGATCTGCTGGCCAACACCAGGGGGCTCGTCCAATGGTGGCGGGTCGAGCTTCGTTCCGGAGACCGTCCCCGCATCCGGGAACTGCCGCCGCCGAAGATCGGCGGCCTCTACACCTGGGCCGTCGGGCCGATCTCCCCGAACGGTTCCCTCGCGGTCCTCAACGTGGATGACCGTCTGCTGGACGACCTGGATCAATGGCGAGCGATTGCCTCGCCGCCGCTGGACGTCGAGCCGAAACCCGTACCGGAACGTCGCGAGGCCATCGCGTTGCTCTCCCTCACCGACGGCCGGGTCGAGCTGGTGGAGGTCGAGGATCTGGAGCTTTCCATCCCCGGCGCCTTCTCGCCCGACGGTTCGACCCTGGTAGTCAGTCGGCGAGCCGAGGGGCAGGGGGTGCCGCTCATCGAGTCCCGGCAGGTCACGCTCGCCCCAGGACAACGGCTTTCGCTCGTCCTGGTCCGTGAGGCACGGGCGTTGTTCGTGCGCCCCGACGGCCGATGCATCGCCACTCTGCAGCCTGCTGTGGGTCAGTCGGCCGGAGAACAACCACGCGACCTGGTGATCTTCGACCTCTCAAGGGCAGAGGCCCTTCACCGCGTGCCACTGGCCGAGGGGGCATACCTGGCTGTCTCTCCCAGCAGTCATGGTCCGATCGTCACCACGGCGTCCGGCAATCTGGAATTCCGCGACGTGAACTCGGGAACAGTGAACCGCGTCGTCTCATTGTCTGAAGAGCCCGTCAACGGAGTCGTCGTCTCAGGTGACGGTACACGTCTGCTCGCCACCGACGAGACACGGCAGGCCGCCCTGATCGATTCGGACACGGGTACGGTCTCTCAGGCGATCACATGGCTGCCTAGCCCGGTCACCGCCGCCGGATTCCTCCCTGGAAGACCGGATCTCGTCCTGGGGCTGGGGAACGGGCAGGTTCTTCTCTGGCACCCCCGACCACTCTCTGAGCCCCCTCAACCGAAAGGCCACGACGATGAGGTCTGGGACGTCGCCTTTTCCGACGACGGACGTCTCCTGGCCTCGTTCGGCGGCGACGGACTCGTCAAGCTCTGGGATCGCCAAACAGGGGCGATTTTGAAGGAGCTGGAGGGGCACGACGGCTGGTCTTCTTGCCTGGCCATGGCCCCCGGCTCCCGACGACTGGCCTCGGCCGACTTCCTCGGGCGGGTGCTCACCTGGGATCTCAACACCGGTCGAATCGCTCAGGAGTTCCAGGGGCATGATGCCCGGGTCCGCGACCTGGCCTTCAGCCCCGACGGAAAGCCCCTTGCTGCCGGCGGCGACTTGGGCGAAGTGGTTCTGTGGGACGCCAGGACCGGGGCGGAGAAGGCTCGGCTCTCGGGAGCGGGGGCAAAGGTCCGGAGCCTGGCGTTCCGGCCCGACGGTCGCGTACTGGCCGTGGCCGACGACGTGGCTCGAGTGCAGCTCTGGGAGGTTCGAGGACACCGTCGAATCGGTTCGTTCGCGGCCGGTTCGATCACCTCGGCATCCTCGGCGGTCACCTGCGTCGCCTTCAGTCCCGACGGGCAGACCCTCGCCGGCGGCGACAACCTCGGATCGGTGATCCTCTGGGACGCGACGAGTGGCCGGGAAGTGGTGCGACGGTCGCTGCTGCACGCGGAAGAGGTCAGCGACATCACGTTCAGCCCCGACGGGCGCTTGCTGGCCACGGCGGGGCAGGACGGCGTGGTGGCGCTCCTGGACGTCGCCACCGGAGAGGCCCACCTCGCGTTCACCGACCACCAGGGAGGGGTGAATGCGGTTGCGTTCAGCCCCGATGGCCGCACGCTGGCCTCGGCCAGCCACGACGGCTCGGTTCGTCTCTGGTGGGCCGGCCCCGGCGAGCCACTCGATTGA